The following are encoded together in the Cicer arietinum cultivar CDC Frontier isolate Library 1 chromosome 2, Cicar.CDCFrontier_v2.0, whole genome shotgun sequence genome:
- the LOC101504869 gene encoding triose phosphate/phosphate translocator, chloroplastic-like, which produces MSSVTNPVCISFQRPQISSLFQSPKRVSTSHGLLKSRTFQLEAKDSSLVVSEKALKLRHRRFPVIAALAADANDNSEIEVTNGSVQSSKSFGDKFPVLVTGFFFFMWYFLNVIFNILNKKVYNYFPYPYFVSVVHLLVGVVYCFVSWGLGLPKRAPMNKELLLLLTPVALCHALGHVMSNVSFAAVAVSFTHTIKALEPFFNASASQFILGQQIPLSLWLSLTPVVVGVSMASLTELSFNWTGFVSAMISNIAFTYRSLYSKKAMTGMDSTNVYAYISVIALLFCIPPAILIEGPQLMEFGFKNAIAKVGLVKFLSDLFWIGMFYHLYNQLATNTLERVAPLTHAVGNVLKRVFVIGFSIVVFGNKISTQTGIGTAIAIAGVAIYSLIKANMEEQKKKAAAAPAS; this is translated from the exons ATGTCTTCTGTAACTAACCCAGTTTGCATATCGTTTCAAAGGCCTCAAATTTCTTCACTTTTTCAGTCACCCAAAAGAGTTTCAACCAGTCATGGCTTGTTGAAGTCTCGGACATTTCAACTTGAGGCTAAAGATTCAAGCTTGGTGGTTTCTGAGAAGGCCTTGAAATTAAGACATAGAAGGTTTCCAGTTATAGCAGCTTTAGCAGCAGATGCTAATGATAATAGTGAAATTGAAGTCACAAATGG GTCTGTCCAATCCTCAAAGAGTTTTGGTGACAAATTTCCTGTATTGGTTActggtttctttttctttatgtg GTACTTCTTAAATGTGATTTTCAACATACTCAACAAGAAAGTCTACAATTATTTTCCATATCCATA TTTTGTTTCTGTTGTACATCTCCTTGTAGGGGTGGTATATTGCTTTGTTTCCTGGGGTTTAGGTCTACCAAAACGTGCA CCAATGAATAAGGAGCTCTTGTTACTATTGACTCCAGTTGCATTGTGTCATGCCCTTGGTCATGTTATGTCCAATGTATCATTTGCTGCTGTAGCTGTGTCTTTTACACACACCATAAAAG CTCTGGAGCCATTTTTCAATGCTTCAGCTTCTCAGTTTATCTTAGGCCAACAGATTCCTCTCTCTCTGTGGCTATCTTTGACCCCTGTTGTTGTAG GTGTATCAATGGCATCACTAACTGAACTATCTTTCAATTGGACTGGTTTCGTTAGTGCAATGATTTCAAATATTGCATTTACGTACAGAAGTCTATATTCTAAGAAAGCAATG aCTGGAATGGACAGTACGAATGTATATGCATATATTTCAGTAATTGCTCTCCTCTTTTGTATCCCTCCAGCAATACTT ATTGAGGGACCTCAACTCATGGAGTTTGgatttaaaaatgctattgctAAAGTAGGTCTGGTGAAGTTTTTGTCTGATCTTTTCTGGATTGGAATGTTTTACCATCTTTACAATCAG CTTGCTACTAATACTTTGGAAAGAGTTGCACCACTAACACATGCAGTTGGAAATGTGTTGAAGAgagtttttgtcattggattctCTATAGTGGTGTTTG GCAATAAGATATCCACACAAACTGGCATTGGCACTGCTATTGCAATTGCAGGTGTTGCCATCTATTCTCTGATAAAAGCAAACATGGAAGAGCAGAAAAAG AAAGCTGCAGCAGCCCCTGCATCTTAA